CCGCAGCGCCGCGCCGAGACGCTCTCGATCGAAGAATTCGCCCGCCTCGCCGACGCGCTGTTCGATCCAATCCAATGATCATCGCCGTTCTTGTTCTTTCCATCCGTTTTTAGTACAATCCGGCTTGCTATCCTGCCACGTTTTGTTCCGTCGTTTATTATGCCCTTTCATCCGTACGCCTACACGGTGCCGTGCCGGGGAAAAATAGAGAATTTTGAACCTCCACCCCGGCGGCCAAAAGGACCACTATATTCGATCTGCGTCATTATATATATAGCGGCCGGGGACCAAAGGGGAAAACCTATTCGTTCTTTTAAGCCCCATAGAATGAGGATCAGATCTTGAAATATTATTTTGATTGCGCGACGGTTAGGATAATGCTGTTTTCTCCGTCCTCGCGCGCGCCGGGCCGGGATGCTTTCGATCGAAGTTTCCGCCCGCCCCGCCGATAAACTGTTTGTATTTCCCTCTGAACTGTGATAACTTCGGTAGTGAAATGGCTGAGGCAATCCGATCGGAAAACCGTCGTCACGAGATTCTGGGCGTCCTCTTTCTGGCCGTCGGTCTGTTGTTGTTGGTCAGCCTGATCTCGTACGATCCGCTGGACCCTTCCTTCAGCTCGATCGCATCCAATCCCTCCGTCCATAACCTTGCCGGGAAGGCGGGCGCCTATCTGTCCGACGCGCTTTTTCAGATCATCGGCGGAAGCGCCTACCTGCTGGCGATCGGCAGTTGCGCGGTCGGCTGGCGGAAGCTGCTGTCCCGGCCGATTCCCTTCCATCGCTTAAGAATCGCCGGTTTCACCTTGCTCTTGGTCTCGTCGACGACCCTTCTGGACCTTTTATGGACCGGCCTGCCCTCGCTCACGGGCGGCCGGATTCTGGCCGGCCACGCGGGCGGCTTGTTCGGAAAATGGACGGCCGACTGGCTTTCGGGATATTTCGCCCCGGTCGGCGCCTACATCCTGGTGACGGCCGCCGTGCTTCTGTCGCTCATTCTGACCACATCGCTTTCCCTTTTCACCCTGGCGGAACGGGCACGCGACGCCGTTCGGACGATCGCCCGGCACTCCCGGCGCTTGGTCGAAGCGGCCCGGACCGCGCTGACCATCCATCAGGAGCAGTCCCGCCGTTGGAAAACCGAGACGAAGATCCGTCAGAAATGGCCGCTCCAGAAACCCAAAATCGTCGACACGCCCCCGCCGCCGAAGGCGCCCCCGAAACAGGCGGACCTGCCCTTCATGAAGGAAACGGGCGATTTTGAACTGCCCCCGCTGAGCCTCCTCAATAACCCGCCCGGTTCGGCCAGTCGGATTTCAAAGGAGGAGCTGCTCGCGAATTCCCAGATCCTGGAAAAGAAACTGCTGGACTACGGGATCGAAGGCCGCGTGACGCAGGTCCATCCGGGCCCGGTCGTCACGATGTACGAGTTCGAGCCGGCGGCCGGCGTGAAAGTGAACCGCATCGTCAATCTGTCCGACGACCTCGCGCTGGCGATGCGGGCCATGAGCGTCCGGATCGTGGCCCCCATTCCGGGTAAATCCGTCGTCGGAATCGAGATCCCCAACACCCACCGGGAGGACGTCTATCTCAAGGAGATCCTGACCGCCGAGCCCTTTACGACGACGCAATCCAAGCTGACCCTCGCGCTGGGCAAGGATATCTTCGGCGTCCCGGTCGTCGCGGACCTGGCCGGCATGCCCCATCTTCTGGTGGCCGGCGCGACCGGTTCCGGCAAAAGTGTCGCGCTCAACACCATGGTCTTAAGCCTCCTGTACTCGGCCACGCCCGAGGAAGTCAAGTTCATCATGATCGATCCCAAGCTGCTGGAGCTCTCGGCCTACGACGGCATCCCGCATCTTCAAACCCCCGTGCTCGTCCGGGCGAAGGATACCCCGAGGGTCTTTCAACGCTTGGTCGCCGAGATGCAGCACCGCTACCGCCTCCTGGCCGAGGCCGGCGCGCGGAACATCGAGAGCTACAACAAGAAGATCCGGGAGCTTGCGGCCGCGGGAAAGCCGCGGCCGGCGAGGGAAACGACGGCGGTCGAACCCGACGAGGCCTCCGACGCCGTGCTCTCCCGGCCCGGTGCGCCGCTGCCCTACCTGGTCGTGATCGTGGACGAGCTGGCGGACCTGATGCTGGTCGCGTCGCGGGAGATCGAAGACTCGATCACGCGCCTGGCCCAGATGGCCCGCGCGGCCGGCATCCACCTGATCGTGGCCACCCAGCGCCCCTCCGTCGATGTTCTGACCGGCCTGATCAAGGCGAATTTCCCCGCCCGGATTTCATTCCAGGTCGCCTCCAAGACCGACTCGAGAACCATTCTGGACGCCAACGGCGCCGAAGAACTGCTGGGACGGGGCGACATGCTCTTTTTGGCGCCGGGAACGGGCCGGATCACCCGCATCCACGGAGCCTACGTTTCCGAGAGCGAGATCCGCGCGGTCGTGGATCACGTCAAGTCGCAAGGGAAGCCGAACTACATCGACCTCGCGCCCCCCGCCGAGGGCGGTGGAAGCGAGACCGGCGACCCGGAGGCGAACGAACGGGATGCCTTGTATGAAAAAGCGGTCGAGATGGTCGTCACCTCCGGCGCGGCCTCGGCCTCCCTGATTCAACGACGGCTCCGCGTCGGCTACCCCCGGGCGGCCCGGATGATCGAGATGATGGAGGAGGACGGGATCGTCGGACCGGCCTCGGGCGGAAAACCGCGGGAGGTCTTGAGCCGGGGGAACGAGCCGGTCGGATGAAGCGCGCCGTCGTGAGGAACTATTGGGCCGTCGTCCTAACATTGATCGGGCTTTTTGAACTGTCCGGCCGCGCCGCCGCCGCGACCCTCCCGCCCGACGAGAACGCCCTGACCGAGACGGTCCGGAAGATCCAGGCCGCGTACGAACGGACCTCGGATTGGAAGGCCGACTTCGAACAAACCACGCGGATCGAGGGCTTCGACGCGCCGATCGCCTCGCGCGGGAAACTGTACATTAAAAAACCGGATAAACTGCGGTGGGAATACCTCGAGCCGAACCGGAACCAGATCGTGGTGAATGAACAAAAGATCTGGATTTACACGCCGGAACAAAAACAGGCGATCGTGAGCCCTTTTTCCGAAATTTCCGATTCCCAATTGCCGCTCCATCTCCTCAGCGGCGTCGGTCGGCTGGACCGCGACTTCAGCGTGCAGTGGACCGATCCCGCCGGGGCCGGGTCCGCGAAGCCGCCCTCGCTGACCTTGATCCCCAAAGACCCCCGGACGGGCCTGACCAAGCTGTGGGTGGAGGTGGACCCGGGAACTTATTTCATCACGCGGCTCACCTTGTTTGAAACCAACGGGAACCGCTCGCAGTTCCGCTTCGCGGGGATCCGAAACGATACGGGATTGAAGGACCGGTTTTTCGTCTTTACGCCTCCGAAGGACGTGGTGGTCGTTGAATCGCCCCTCCGCAAGCCGTGACGGACGTTCCGCGCAAGAAAGGCTTCGGAGAACGGATGGAGGTTCTTCCATGGGTCGACCGGAACGGAAAACGGGACTGCGCCGGAAACTGGTCTGGGCCACCGTATTTGTGGGCATTCTGCCCGTCGTCCTGGGCCTGGTCTTAACCTACCTCAAAGGGACGGAAGAACTCCGAAAAGCCCTGGGCGTAAATTTCGCGGGGCTGGCGCGCGAAGCCGCGAACAAATCCGATCTACTGATCAGCCGGAAGATGGAGGAATTGACCAAGGCCGCGGCCGACCCGGCGGTCATCGAGGCCGTTTTGCGGGCCAGCCCAACCGATCGCGGATCGTCGGAGCCGGCCGTTCAGGAAAGCATGGACCGCATCCTCTCCAACCCGGCGTCGGCTTCCTTGGCAAAGGCTTTGACGCTCCAGGAAGGCGTCGCCTCCCGCGTCGCGCTGTACGCCGCCGACGGCCACGGCGCGCTCGTGGCCAGCGTCAACGATCGTCCGCCCCTGCGTTCGTCGGAGACGCCCGAATGGAAGGCGATCTTCTCCGACGGACACGGCCGGCCTTACATCGGCAATCTTTATCGCGACTCCGGAAGCGACCGCTTCCTGGTCGATATCGGCGTCCCCGTTCTGGACCCCTCCACCGGCGGGGCGCTCGGGGTCCTGATCCTGGTCAGCGACGTCAAGGAGCTTTTCAAGACGCGAATCGAAGAGGTCCGCTTCGGCCGGACGGGCCATGCCATGCTGATCGACGGCAACGGCCGCGTTCTGATCTGCCCGATCCTGCCGACCGGCATGCACGTCACCGACCCCCAGCTCCTGCAGGTCATCACGGGAACGCGCCAACCCGGCTGGGCCCTGGTCCGCAACGACGCGCACGGCGGGACAGACTCGATCATCGGCACGGCCCCCCTCGACCGTGCCAATCAAATCCTGACCCAATCCGGCTCGGCCGCCTGGTACGGTTTCACCCGGCAGGACCCCAAGGAACTGTACGCGCCCGTCCATGCCCTTCTGATCTATGTTGCGGTTTGGAGCGTGCTTCTCGTCGGTTTAATGGTTCTTCTGGCCCTCGCCGTCTCCAAGCGGATGGTCCGGCCGGTGCGCCTGCTGCACGAAGGCGCCGAATTGATCGGCCGGGGCAACCTCGGCCACCGCCTCAAGATCGAGACGAACGACGAAATCGAACAACTGGCGGAGGAGTTCAACCGGATGGCCGTTCATCTCGAAGAATCCTATTCCGGCCTCGAACAGCGGGTGGCGGACCGGACGAAGGAGTTGACCGCGTTGAACACCATTGCGCTCACCGTCAACCGCTCCCTGGATCTTCAGGAAATCCTGGACTCGACCTTGGAAAAAATCCTGGACGTGATGCATGTCGAGGCCGGGATGATCCACGCCTGGGACGCCGCGCAAGGCCGCTCGTTTCTGAAAGCCCACCGGGGACTCTGGAAGGACGGGGTCCCGCCCGCGGCCGGGATCGAATCCCGCGACTCCCTCTCCGGAAAAGTCGCCCGGACCGGGAAAGCGATCGTGATCGAAGAATCCCAACTCCCGGATTATTCGGACAGCCCGCTGGTTCAAAGGGGATTCCGTTCCATCGTCTGCATCCCGGTGAACAGCAAAAACCGGATGGTCGCCACTTTGACGATCGCCGGCACGGGGCCGCGCCGGGTGAGCCCCTCCGATCTCCAGCTCCTGTCTTCCATCGGGAACCAGATGGGAACCGCCATCGACAACGCCGCGCTGTACGCGCGCGAACGAACGACGGTCGACCAGCTCAAGGAAATCGATCGTCTGAAGTCGGAGTTTCTTTCCAACGTCAGCCACGAGCTTCGCCTGCCGCTGACATCGATCATCGGTTTCTCGGAGCTGTTGTTGGACCGCATCCCGGGAAATCTGTCGGCGGATCAGGACGAGTACATCCGGAACATCCAGGAAAGCGGTTACCATCTGCTGGAGATCATCAACAACCTGCTCAACCTCTCCAAGCTTCGCGCCGGGAAGATGGAGATTCATCTGGAAGCGTTTGATCTGGCCTCCATGATCGACAGCGTCAAACGGACGGTGACGCCGCTGATGGCCAAGAAGGGGGTGAGTCTGGAAACCACGGTCGATCCGGGGGCGACGTCGCTTTACACGGATCAGGGAAAGGTCAAACAGGTTCTGCTCAACCTGTTAAGCAACGCCATCAAGTTCACCCCGGCCGGCGGCGAAATCCGGATCCGGTCGAAACCCGCGACGCTGGACCACCGGCCCGCGGTGGAGATCGCGGTCTCGGACACCGGGATCGGCATCCGCCCGGAGGATCGGACGAAAATTTTCGAAGAGTTCCGACAGCTGGACAATTCCTACTCCCGGGACTATCCCGGAACGGGTTTAGGCCTAACCATCTCGAAACAGTTTCTGGAGCTGATCCACGGACGCATCGACGTCGAAAGCGACTACGGCCGCGGGAGCACCTTCACGATCGTTTTCCCGATGCGGGAGGCGCCGGAAGCGCCGCCGGCTCCCGCCGGGGATAGGCCCGAACCCCGCGCGGTCCAGGCGCCCGCGCTCCCGGTTCCGCCGATGAGGAAGCAACCCTCGGCGCCGGCCGCGACCGGGACCGCTCCCCTGGCGCCGGCCGCCCTGCCCCGCATTCTGGTGGTGGAAGACGACCCCACCGTCGAGAGGCTCCTGACGCTGTACCTGAACCAGGAAGGCTACCATGTCGACCACGCCGCTGGCGGAGAGGAGGCGATGGAAAAAGCGATCCTGCTCAAACCCTTCGCGATCACGCTGGACATCATGCTCCAGCATGAAGACGGGTGGGCCGTGCTGCAGAAATTGAAGCAGCTTCCGGAGACGAAGGACATCCCGGTCGTGATCATTTCCATCATCGAAAACCGGGAGCTGGGGTTCAGCCTGGGAGCCACCGACTACTTTACCAAACCGATCGACCGGAAGGCCCTTCTGGAAAGCCTGAAGAAGCTCAACCTGTCCGCCCGCATCAGCCGCAAGCCGGTCAACATCCTGGTGATCGATGACGACCCGAAAATTCTCCAGTTGATGGCCGCCATCCTGGAGGCCGAAGGCTACGGCGTTCTCAAGGCCCAGCAGGCCGCCGAAGGAATCGATCTGGCGATCGAGGTCCAGCCGGACTTGATTCTCCTGGACCTTCTCATGCCGGATATCGACGGGTTTGAAGCGCTGGAACGACTCAAACTCCATCCCACGGCCAAGAATATTCCGGTGATCATCTTCACGGCGCGAACCTTGACCGAGGAGGACCGGACCCGGCTGAACGCCAAAATTCGCGGCGTGATCCAGAAGGGCAACTCGCTCCGGGAAGCGGTGCTCACCGAGATCCGGAAATTCGAGAAGCTGTATCCCGACAAGGCGCGCATGGTGGACGGTCTGACCGGCCTTTACAACCAGCGCTACCTCCAGAACCGGCTCGCCGACGAGACGAGCCGGGCGCTTCGGATTCAGCTGACCTTCTCCCTGCTCATGATCAATCTGGACCGCTTCCATTCCTTCAACGAACAGCAGGGGGTGGACGCCGGCAACCGGGCGATCCAGGAAACCGCCGAGCTGCTGCGCAAACATACCCGGGCCGCGAACCCGCTTTGCCGCTGCGGCGGAAGCACCTTCGCGATCATCCTGACCGAAACGACCAAGACGTCGGCCGTCCTGGTCGGAGAGAAAATACGCGGAATCGTCGAACAGCATGCGTTCTCGCCGATCGACCCGGCCGACGACCGGGCGGCGCGGGCCCGCCGTTTCACCGTCAGCATCGGCGTGGCCTCCTTCTTTGAAGACGGAGAGACGCCGGAGCAATTGATGGTCCGCGCCAATCAGGCGCTGGACGAGGCCCGATCCCGCGGCGGGAACCGCGTGGCGAAATACACCCAACCGTCGGCCGCGGCGGACCCTTCCGGAGGGATCCGATGACGAGCCCCGACGCGGCCGGAGTCGCCGGAAAAAAAGTCCTGGTGGCGGACGACGAAAAGTTCGTTCGCGAACTGATCAAGATCAAACTCGGCCGTTGCGGTCTAGCGGTTCTGGAGGCCGCCAACGGACTTGAAGCGGTCGAGATGGCGCGGGCGCTTCAGCCGGACGTGATTCTGCTGGACGTGATGATGCCGAAGATGAACGGCTTTGAGGCCTGCGAAAAGCTGAAATCCGATCCCGCCACCGCCCGGATTCCGGTGGTGCTGCTGACGGCGCGGGGCGAGCAGGCCAATCAGGAACGCGGACTTTCCCTCGGCGCCACGGATTATATGAGCAAACCCTTCAGTCCGCAGAAATTGGCGGAGCGGGTCATCGAGATTCTTCAACGTTCTTCATAGGGGGTATCGGCATGGCCAATCTTAATTCCTTTGATATCGTTTCCAAGACCGACATGCAGGAGGTCAAGAACGCGGTGGACCAGGCCTCCAAAGAGCTGTCCCAGCGCTTCGACTTTAAAGGAAGCAAAAGCCTGATCACGCTGGAAGGCGCCGACCTGGTCGTCGTATCGGACGACGATTACAAGTTAAAGAGCGTTCTGGATATTCTCCAGTCCAAGCTGGTCAAGCGCGGCGTTTCTCTCAAGGCCCTGAGCTACGGGCCGGTCGACGCAGCGCTCGGCGGCACCGTGCGGCAGAAAATCGCGTTGCAGCAGGGGATCAATTCCGATAAAGCCAAAGAAATCGCCAAGGCGATCCGGGACGCGAAGTTCAAGGCCCAGACCCAGATCCAGGGAGACCAGGTCCGCGTATTGAGCAAGGACAAGGACGAACTTCAAACCGTCATTGCCTTTTTGAAAGGAAAGGACTTCGGCCTGCCCTTGCAGTTCACCAATTACCGCTAGGGGCGCTTTGCGAGCCGCCCCTACCCGGCCCTCGCCAGTTTCTCAAACCCATCCTTGACGACGATCATCGCCTTGCAATCGTCTTCGTTATATTTCAG
This genomic interval from Nitrospiria bacterium contains the following:
- a CDS encoding response regulator; the protein is MGRPERKTGLRRKLVWATVFVGILPVVLGLVLTYLKGTEELRKALGVNFAGLAREAANKSDLLISRKMEELTKAAADPAVIEAVLRASPTDRGSSEPAVQESMDRILSNPASASLAKALTLQEGVASRVALYAADGHGALVASVNDRPPLRSSETPEWKAIFSDGHGRPYIGNLYRDSGSDRFLVDIGVPVLDPSTGGALGVLILVSDVKELFKTRIEEVRFGRTGHAMLIDGNGRVLICPILPTGMHVTDPQLLQVITGTRQPGWALVRNDAHGGTDSIIGTAPLDRANQILTQSGSAAWYGFTRQDPKELYAPVHALLIYVAVWSVLLVGLMVLLALAVSKRMVRPVRLLHEGAELIGRGNLGHRLKIETNDEIEQLAEEFNRMAVHLEESYSGLEQRVADRTKELTALNTIALTVNRSLDLQEILDSTLEKILDVMHVEAGMIHAWDAAQGRSFLKAHRGLWKDGVPPAAGIESRDSLSGKVARTGKAIVIEESQLPDYSDSPLVQRGFRSIVCIPVNSKNRMVATLTIAGTGPRRVSPSDLQLLSSIGNQMGTAIDNAALYARERTTVDQLKEIDRLKSEFLSNVSHELRLPLTSIIGFSELLLDRIPGNLSADQDEYIRNIQESGYHLLEIINNLLNLSKLRAGKMEIHLEAFDLASMIDSVKRTVTPLMAKKGVSLETTVDPGATSLYTDQGKVKQVLLNLLSNAIKFTPAGGEIRIRSKPATLDHRPAVEIAVSDTGIGIRPEDRTKIFEEFRQLDNSYSRDYPGTGLGLTISKQFLELIHGRIDVESDYGRGSTFTIVFPMREAPEAPPAPAGDRPEPRAVQAPALPVPPMRKQPSAPAATGTAPLAPAALPRILVVEDDPTVERLLTLYLNQEGYHVDHAAGGEEAMEKAILLKPFAITLDIMLQHEDGWAVLQKLKQLPETKDIPVVIISIIENRELGFSLGATDYFTKPIDRKALLESLKKLNLSARISRKPVNILVIDDDPKILQLMAAILEAEGYGVLKAQQAAEGIDLAIEVQPDLILLDLLMPDIDGFEALERLKLHPTAKNIPVIIFTARTLTEEDRTRLNAKIRGVIQKGNSLREAVLTEIRKFEKLYPDKARMVDGLTGLYNQRYLQNRLADETSRALRIQLTFSLLMINLDRFHSFNEQQGVDAGNRAIQETAELLRKHTRAANPLCRCGGSTFAIILTETTKTSAVLVGEKIRGIVEQHAFSPIDPADDRAARARRFTVSIGVASFFEDGETPEQLMVRANQALDEARSRGGNRVAKYTQPSAAADPSGGIR
- a CDS encoding response regulator yields the protein MTSPDAAGVAGKKVLVADDEKFVRELIKIKLGRCGLAVLEAANGLEAVEMARALQPDVILLDVMMPKMNGFEACEKLKSDPATARIPVVLLTARGEQANQERGLSLGATDYMSKPFSPQKLAERVIEILQRSS
- a CDS encoding DNA translocase FtsK, with translation MAEAIRSENRRHEILGVLFLAVGLLLLVSLISYDPLDPSFSSIASNPSVHNLAGKAGAYLSDALFQIIGGSAYLLAIGSCAVGWRKLLSRPIPFHRLRIAGFTLLLVSSTTLLDLLWTGLPSLTGGRILAGHAGGLFGKWTADWLSGYFAPVGAYILVTAAVLLSLILTTSLSLFTLAERARDAVRTIARHSRRLVEAARTALTIHQEQSRRWKTETKIRQKWPLQKPKIVDTPPPPKAPPKQADLPFMKETGDFELPPLSLLNNPPGSASRISKEELLANSQILEKKLLDYGIEGRVTQVHPGPVVTMYEFEPAAGVKVNRIVNLSDDLALAMRAMSVRIVAPIPGKSVVGIEIPNTHREDVYLKEILTAEPFTTTQSKLTLALGKDIFGVPVVADLAGMPHLLVAGATGSGKSVALNTMVLSLLYSATPEEVKFIMIDPKLLELSAYDGIPHLQTPVLVRAKDTPRVFQRLVAEMQHRYRLLAEAGARNIESYNKKIRELAAAGKPRPARETTAVEPDEASDAVLSRPGAPLPYLVVIVDELADLMLVASREIEDSITRLAQMARAAGIHLIVATQRPSVDVLTGLIKANFPARISFQVASKTDSRTILDANGAEELLGRGDMLFLAPGTGRITRIHGAYVSESEIRAVVDHVKSQGKPNYIDLAPPAEGGGSETGDPEANERDALYEKAVEMVVTSGAASASLIQRRLRVGYPRAARMIEMMEEDGIVGPASGGKPREVLSRGNEPVG
- a CDS encoding YajQ family cyclic di-GMP-binding protein, with amino-acid sequence MANLNSFDIVSKTDMQEVKNAVDQASKELSQRFDFKGSKSLITLEGADLVVVSDDDYKLKSVLDILQSKLVKRGVSLKALSYGPVDAALGGTVRQKIALQQGINSDKAKEIAKAIRDAKFKAQTQIQGDQVRVLSKDKDELQTVIAFLKGKDFGLPLQFTNYR
- a CDS encoding outer membrane lipoprotein carrier protein LolA, which gives rise to MKRAVVRNYWAVVLTLIGLFELSGRAAAATLPPDENALTETVRKIQAAYERTSDWKADFEQTTRIEGFDAPIASRGKLYIKKPDKLRWEYLEPNRNQIVVNEQKIWIYTPEQKQAIVSPFSEISDSQLPLHLLSGVGRLDRDFSVQWTDPAGAGSAKPPSLTLIPKDPRTGLTKLWVEVDPGTYFITRLTLFETNGNRSQFRFAGIRNDTGLKDRFFVFTPPKDVVVVESPLRKP